The Vicia villosa cultivar HV-30 ecotype Madison, WI linkage group LG1, Vvil1.0, whole genome shotgun sequence genome includes a region encoding these proteins:
- the LOC131622646 gene encoding ervatamin-B-like gives MKISYTSNSFLLFIIFTALLCIYFAIQKNNTSSFLSISSTVENTTNKYSFILGPKFDKLPNQDDAIQLFQLWKKDHGRVYSDLEEMAKKFDIFITNLKYIVETNAKRESPHSAVLGLTNFADWSFKEFNETYLNMDNDDTMDIVNNGDIVDELTCSNPPSSLDWRSKGVVSSIKDQGACGSCWAFSVAAAIEGIVAIVTGKLIDLSPQELVDCDMGSSGCSGGVRSSALRWVIENNGLATYSNYPYTAVKGACRASKIPNSASSSSNAYLQLEKTERGLLCGVAKQPITIGIYATQDFQHYTHEIYEGPNCPVDSTQTTHAMLIVGYDSVGGQDYWIVKNTWGTKWGLAGYVYIKRNTGKKYGVCAINALALNPVKNK, from the exons ATGAAGATTTCATACACCTCAAACTCATTTCtcttattcatcatcttcactgcACTCCTATGCATATACTTTGCCATTCAAAAAAACAATACATCATCATTCTTAAGTATATCTTCAACCGTGGAGAACACAACCAATAAATACTCTTTCATATTGGGTCCTAAATTTGATAAGCTTCCTAATCAAGATGATGCTATACAATTATTTCAACTATGGAAGAAAGACCATGGACGAGTCTACAGTGACCTAGAAGAGATGGCAAAGaaatttgacatttttattacaAATTTGAAGTATATTGTAGAGACTAATGCAAAGAGAGAGTCACCCCATAGCGCTGTTCTTGGTCTGACCAACTTTGCTGATTGGAGCTTCAAGGAGTTCAATGAAACATACTTGAACATGGACAATGATGACACCATGGATATTGTGAATAACGGTGATATTGTTGATGAATTAACATGTAGTAATCCACCTTCATCCTTGGATTGGAGGTCAAAAGGAGTTGTCTCTTCTATTAAGGATCAAGGCGCTTGTG gtAGCTGTTGGGCATTCTCAGTAGCAGCCGCCATTGAAGGAATAGTTGCAATAGTGACAGGGAAGCTTATCGACCTTTCACCACAAGAGCTTGTTGATTGTGACATGGGAAGTAGTGGTTGCAGTGGGGGAGTTAGGTCCAGCGCGTTGCGTTGGGTTATAGAAAACAATGGGCTTGCAACATATAGTAATTATCCTTATACAGCCGTGAAGGGTGCTTGTCGAGCCTCAAAG ATTCCAAACAGTGCAAGCAGTAGCAGTAATGCATACCTTCAATTAGAGAAAACAGAAAGGGGACTATTGTGTGGTGTTGCCAAACAGCCAATTACTATTGGTATTTATGCCACACAAGACTTTCAACATTACACCCAT GAAATATATGAAGGACCCAATTGCCCGGTTGATTCTACACAAACAACTCACGCCATGTTAATAGTGGGCTATGATTCGGTAGGAGGTCAAGATTATTGGATCGTGAAGAACACTTGGGGCACGAAATGGGGATTGGCGGGTTATGTGTATATCAAAAGGAACACTGGTAAAAAATATGGAGTGTGTGCAATCAATGCATTGGCTTTGAACCCAGTCAAAAATAAGTAG